The following proteins are encoded in a genomic region of Periophthalmus magnuspinnatus isolate fPerMag1 chromosome 10, fPerMag1.2.pri, whole genome shotgun sequence:
- the znf711 gene encoding zinc finger protein 711 isoform X2, whose amino-acid sequence MDQGGGVLELHTQELKMPHTMIMQDFVAGMGGLAHIDGEHIVVSVPEGMLLSDVMTDEGILLEHGLEVEGLETQVVEGLETEVVESLHTDVDGLEAGVVEGLQTQVVELEAQVVEGLEGEVEVEGIEAHVVEGLDVDVDGLEAHVVEGLEAHVVEGLEAHVVEGLEEEVEVGGLEAEVVESLEVDVESLQSQGVDSHDVSSEDMGPPEHSVIMPDNILGTEVAIEEALDSHHHHVLTSDLIQDSDSGHPDDMPDQVFVAELLSEHQDNTLDHQLVSEGLMVTEANAETIIHQQLQTTAVPLQTDEDDDAQSSSEDYLMISLDEVGEKLDIGDTPLEISTEVLEDKESKDEDGSEVIKVYIFKAEADDDLGGTEVITEDDYHNGHPDLEAASSGRLGVGRDKMVYMAVKNPPKEEEEDEDDSDDDDEDEITNTIDQVKNGTTAPFLQIREELNANRVLKPKPKKKKKGDTRQCQTAVIIGPDGMPLTVYPCYICGKKFRSRGFLKCHMKNHPDHLLKKKYQCTDCDFTTNKKISFHNHLESHKLLSHNSERSPEYTEYARRFHESSPLGSDKLIVKDREPKLHHCKYCEYETAEQGLLNRHLLAVHSKNFAHVCVECAKGFRHPSELKKHMRTHTGEKPYQCPHCEFRCADQSNLKTHIKSKHGADMPFKCSHCPQAYADARELQRHIEMVQGHKTHQCPHCEHKSTNSSDLKRHIISVHTKDFPHQCDVCEKGFHRPSELKKHAETHKGNKVHQCRHCNFNAPDTFTLSRHILSLHTKDLPFKCKRCRRGFRQPAELKKHMKTHSGRKVYQCQYCEYNSTDASGFKRHVISIHTKDYPHRCDYCTKGFRRPSEKSQHIARHHKEMLM is encoded by the exons ATGGACCAAGGAGGAGGAGTGTTGGAGCTACACACACAAGAGTTGAAGATGCCCCATACAATGATCATGCAAGACTTCG TTGCAGGAATGGGGGGTCTGGCCCACATCGACGGCGAGCACATTGTCGTGTCGGTGCCTGAGGGAATGCTTCTCTCTGATGTCATGACTGACGAGGGCATCCTGCTGGAGCACGGTCTGGAGGTGGAGGGTCTGGAGACACAGGTGGTTGAAGGACTGGAGACCGAAGTGGTGGAGAGTTTGCACACAGACGTCGACGGTCTGGAGGCGGGCGTGGTGGAGGGGCTGCAGACTCAGGTGGTGGAGCTGGAGGCCCAGGTGGTGGAGGGcctggagggagaggtggaggtggaaggAATTGAAGCGCACGTCGTGGAAGGTCTGGACGTGGACGTGGACGGGCTGGAGGCTCACGTCGTGGAGGGATTGGAGGCTCACGTCGTGGAGGGGCTGGAGGCTCACGTCGTGGAGGGTCTAGAGGAGGAAGTGGAGGTGGGAGGGCTGGAGGCGGAGGTGGTGGAGAGTCTGGAGGTGGATGTGGAAAGCCTACAGTCACAGGGAGTGGACAGCCATGACGTGAGCAGTGAGGACATGGGGCCGCCGGAGCACAGCGTCATTATGCCTGACAACATCCTCGGGACTGAAGTGGCCATAGAGGAGGCTCTGGACTCACATCACCACCACGTTTTAACTTCAGACCTCATTCAGGATTCAG ATTCAGGCCACCCTGACGACATGCCAGACCAGGTGTTTGTGGCAGAGCTGCTGTCGGAGCACCAGGACAACACTTTGGACCATCAGCTGGTGTCAGAGGGTTTGATGGTAACAGAGGCCAACGCGGAAACCATCATCCACCAACAGTTACAGACCACAGCTGTGCCTCTTCAGACCGATGAAGACGATGACGCACAAAGCAGCTCGGAGGATTACCTCATGATTTCCT TGGATGAGGTGGGAGAAAAGCTGGACATTGGTGACACTCCTCTTGAAATTAGCACAGAAGTTTTGGAGGACAAAGAATCCAAAGACGAGGACGGCTCAGAGGTCATCAAAGTCTATATTTTTAAAGCTGAGGCTGATGATGATTTAG gaGGAACAGAGGTTATAACAGAAGACGATTATCACAACGGCCATCCTGACCTGGAGGCCGCCTCGTCGGGCAGGTTAGGAGTCGGCCGCGATAAGATGGTCTACATGGCCGTCAAAAATCCaccaaaagaagaagaggaagatgaggatgacagtgatgatgatgacgaaGATGAGATCA CGAACACCATTGATCAGGTTAAAAATGGCACGACTGCACCTTTCCTTCAAATCCGAGAGGAACTTAATGCAAATCGAGTCCTTAAACCTAAACctaagaaaaagaagaaaggagACACACGTCAGTGTCAGACAG CTGTTATCATCGGACCCGACGGGATGCCTTTGACTGTTTACCCTTGTTACATTTGTGGGAAAAAGTTCCGTTCTCGAGGATTCCTCAAATGTCACATGAAAAACCACCCTGACCATCTTCTGAAGAAGAAGTATCAGTGTACAGACTGTGACTTTACGACCAACAAGAAAATCAGTTTCCACAATCACCTGGAGAGCCACAAACTGCTGAGCCACAACAGCGAGCGCTCTCCTGAATACACAGAGTACGCTCGCCGTTTCCACGAGTCCAGTCCGCTGGGATCAGATAAGCTCATTGTCAAGGACCGAGAGCCCAAACTACATCACTGCAAATACTGCGAGTATGAAACTGCTGAGCAGGGTCTTCTTAACCGCCACCTGCTGGCGGTACACAGTAAAAACTTTGCACACGTCTGTGTGGAGTGTGCCAAAGGCTTTCGCCATCCGTCAGAGCTGAAGAAACACATGCGCACCCACACGGGCGAGAAGCCATACCAGTGTCCGCACTGCGAGTTCCGCTGTGCGGACCAGTCCAACCTAAAGACTCACATCAAGAGCAAACACGGAGCAGACATGCCCTTCAAGTGCAGCCACTGTCCACAGGCCTACGCCGACGCTCGAGAGCTGCAGCGCCACATAGAGATGGTGCAAGGCCACAAAACCCACCAGTGCCCCCACTGTGAGCACAAAAGCACCAACTCCAGTGACCTGAAACGACACATCATCTCCGTTCACACCAAGGACTTCCCCCATCAGTGTGACGTGTGTGAGAAGGGCTTTCACCGGCCCTCCGAGTTAAAGAAACACGCAGAGACACACAAAGGCAACAAGGTGCACCAGTGCCGCCATTGCAATTTTAACGCCCCCGACACCTTTACCCTTAGCCGTCATATTCTGTCCCTGCACACCAAGGACCTCCCCTTTAAATGCAAGCGCTGCAGGCGAGGCTTCAGACAGCCGGCCGAGCTGAAGAAGCACATGAAGACTCACAGCGGTAGAAAGGTTTATCAGTGCCAGTATTGTGAGTACAACAGTACGGACGCTTCAGGTTTCAAACGACACGTCATCTCCATTCACACCAAGGACTATCCCCACCGCTGCGACTACTGCACCAAGGGCTTTAGGCGGCCGTCAGAGAAGAGCCAGCACATAGCCAGACATCACAAAGAGATGTTAATGTAA
- the znf711 gene encoding zinc finger protein 711 isoform X1 has protein sequence MDQGGGVLELHTQELKMPHTMIMQDFVAGMGGLAHIDGEHIVVSVPEGMLLSDVMTDEGILLEHGLEVEGLETQVVEGLETEVVESLHTDVDGLEAGVVEGLQTQVVELEAQVVEGLEGEVEVEGIEAHVVEGLDVDVDGLEAHVVEGLEAHVVEGLEAHVVEGLEEEVEVGGLEAEVVESLEVDVESLQSQGVDSHDVSSEDMGPPEHSVIMPDNILGTEVAIEEALDSHHHHVLTSDLIQDSDSGHPDDMPDQVFVAELLSEHQDNTLDHQLVSEGLMVTEANAETIIHQQLQTTAVPLQTDEDDDAQSSSEDYLMISLDEVGEKLDIGDTPLEISTEVLEDKESKDEDGSEVIKVYIFKAEADDDLGGTEVITEDDYHNGHPDLEAASSGRLGVGRDKMVYMAVKNPPKEEEEDEDDSDDDDEDEISMYLYFIQNIYLQVYLLLFIKQQYVVSSSANTIDQVKNGTTAPFLQIREELNANRVLKPKPKKKKKGDTRQCQTAVIIGPDGMPLTVYPCYICGKKFRSRGFLKCHMKNHPDHLLKKKYQCTDCDFTTNKKISFHNHLESHKLLSHNSERSPEYTEYARRFHESSPLGSDKLIVKDREPKLHHCKYCEYETAEQGLLNRHLLAVHSKNFAHVCVECAKGFRHPSELKKHMRTHTGEKPYQCPHCEFRCADQSNLKTHIKSKHGADMPFKCSHCPQAYADARELQRHIEMVQGHKTHQCPHCEHKSTNSSDLKRHIISVHTKDFPHQCDVCEKGFHRPSELKKHAETHKGNKVHQCRHCNFNAPDTFTLSRHILSLHTKDLPFKCKRCRRGFRQPAELKKHMKTHSGRKVYQCQYCEYNSTDASGFKRHVISIHTKDYPHRCDYCTKGFRRPSEKSQHIARHHKEMLM, from the exons ATGGACCAAGGAGGAGGAGTGTTGGAGCTACACACACAAGAGTTGAAGATGCCCCATACAATGATCATGCAAGACTTCG TTGCAGGAATGGGGGGTCTGGCCCACATCGACGGCGAGCACATTGTCGTGTCGGTGCCTGAGGGAATGCTTCTCTCTGATGTCATGACTGACGAGGGCATCCTGCTGGAGCACGGTCTGGAGGTGGAGGGTCTGGAGACACAGGTGGTTGAAGGACTGGAGACCGAAGTGGTGGAGAGTTTGCACACAGACGTCGACGGTCTGGAGGCGGGCGTGGTGGAGGGGCTGCAGACTCAGGTGGTGGAGCTGGAGGCCCAGGTGGTGGAGGGcctggagggagaggtggaggtggaaggAATTGAAGCGCACGTCGTGGAAGGTCTGGACGTGGACGTGGACGGGCTGGAGGCTCACGTCGTGGAGGGATTGGAGGCTCACGTCGTGGAGGGGCTGGAGGCTCACGTCGTGGAGGGTCTAGAGGAGGAAGTGGAGGTGGGAGGGCTGGAGGCGGAGGTGGTGGAGAGTCTGGAGGTGGATGTGGAAAGCCTACAGTCACAGGGAGTGGACAGCCATGACGTGAGCAGTGAGGACATGGGGCCGCCGGAGCACAGCGTCATTATGCCTGACAACATCCTCGGGACTGAAGTGGCCATAGAGGAGGCTCTGGACTCACATCACCACCACGTTTTAACTTCAGACCTCATTCAGGATTCAG ATTCAGGCCACCCTGACGACATGCCAGACCAGGTGTTTGTGGCAGAGCTGCTGTCGGAGCACCAGGACAACACTTTGGACCATCAGCTGGTGTCAGAGGGTTTGATGGTAACAGAGGCCAACGCGGAAACCATCATCCACCAACAGTTACAGACCACAGCTGTGCCTCTTCAGACCGATGAAGACGATGACGCACAAAGCAGCTCGGAGGATTACCTCATGATTTCCT TGGATGAGGTGGGAGAAAAGCTGGACATTGGTGACACTCCTCTTGAAATTAGCACAGAAGTTTTGGAGGACAAAGAATCCAAAGACGAGGACGGCTCAGAGGTCATCAAAGTCTATATTTTTAAAGCTGAGGCTGATGATGATTTAG gaGGAACAGAGGTTATAACAGAAGACGATTATCACAACGGCCATCCTGACCTGGAGGCCGCCTCGTCGGGCAGGTTAGGAGTCGGCCGCGATAAGATGGTCTACATGGCCGTCAAAAATCCaccaaaagaagaagaggaagatgaggatgacagtgatgatgatgacgaaGATGAGATCAGTAtgtatttatactttatacaaaatatttatttacaagtgtatttattattatttattaaacaaCAATATGTCGTTTCTTCTTCAGCGAACACCATTGATCAGGTTAAAAATGGCACGACTGCACCTTTCCTTCAAATCCGAGAGGAACTTAATGCAAATCGAGTCCTTAAACCTAAACctaagaaaaagaagaaaggagACACACGTCAGTGTCAGACAG CTGTTATCATCGGACCCGACGGGATGCCTTTGACTGTTTACCCTTGTTACATTTGTGGGAAAAAGTTCCGTTCTCGAGGATTCCTCAAATGTCACATGAAAAACCACCCTGACCATCTTCTGAAGAAGAAGTATCAGTGTACAGACTGTGACTTTACGACCAACAAGAAAATCAGTTTCCACAATCACCTGGAGAGCCACAAACTGCTGAGCCACAACAGCGAGCGCTCTCCTGAATACACAGAGTACGCTCGCCGTTTCCACGAGTCCAGTCCGCTGGGATCAGATAAGCTCATTGTCAAGGACCGAGAGCCCAAACTACATCACTGCAAATACTGCGAGTATGAAACTGCTGAGCAGGGTCTTCTTAACCGCCACCTGCTGGCGGTACACAGTAAAAACTTTGCACACGTCTGTGTGGAGTGTGCCAAAGGCTTTCGCCATCCGTCAGAGCTGAAGAAACACATGCGCACCCACACGGGCGAGAAGCCATACCAGTGTCCGCACTGCGAGTTCCGCTGTGCGGACCAGTCCAACCTAAAGACTCACATCAAGAGCAAACACGGAGCAGACATGCCCTTCAAGTGCAGCCACTGTCCACAGGCCTACGCCGACGCTCGAGAGCTGCAGCGCCACATAGAGATGGTGCAAGGCCACAAAACCCACCAGTGCCCCCACTGTGAGCACAAAAGCACCAACTCCAGTGACCTGAAACGACACATCATCTCCGTTCACACCAAGGACTTCCCCCATCAGTGTGACGTGTGTGAGAAGGGCTTTCACCGGCCCTCCGAGTTAAAGAAACACGCAGAGACACACAAAGGCAACAAGGTGCACCAGTGCCGCCATTGCAATTTTAACGCCCCCGACACCTTTACCCTTAGCCGTCATATTCTGTCCCTGCACACCAAGGACCTCCCCTTTAAATGCAAGCGCTGCAGGCGAGGCTTCAGACAGCCGGCCGAGCTGAAGAAGCACATGAAGACTCACAGCGGTAGAAAGGTTTATCAGTGCCAGTATTGTGAGTACAACAGTACGGACGCTTCAGGTTTCAAACGACACGTCATCTCCATTCACACCAAGGACTATCCCCACCGCTGCGACTACTGCACCAAGGGCTTTAGGCGGCCGTCAGAGAAGAGCCAGCACATAGCCAGACATCACAAAGAGATGTTAATGTAA
- the zgc:66447 gene encoding SLAIN motif-containing protein-like isoform X2 yields MYSSPSAETGSAGSGLLSPGYHKSTNKTLLTSGTSGTSVHSALSSQSSIDSELSTSDDSISMGYKLQDLTDVQIMARLQEESLRQDYASSSASASRRSSTASLQSLRRCGNYSDQEFDSYSLEDEDDFCSLPPRQHRFSPSPLGSPRCQSPSTSNHGQEYGVRLGASRTRAPRRSLQGPSAELLKFAKSEELRHSMPNLAPRTSLRSLEAVRNSRSMEANLQSSGNRMSHLSNPPSTGMTNGRIRSNGQSPLSLRTPVKAVGPISGSHSPRGLPVIQGPPAGGGRRVQSPSAGNGGPYIPGRTSIAPTRTVISRGPNASSGPTRSTFSHTPRRSMGITKMSDEAWKDGCY; encoded by the exons ATGTACAGCAGCCCTTCAGCAGAGACAGGCTCTGCTGGCTCAGGCCTGCTCTCTCCTGGGTACCACAAATCAACTAACAAAACTCTACTAACCAGTGGCACTTCAG GCACAAGTGTCCACTCTGCTCTGAGCTCTCAGTCGTCCATCGACAGTGAGCTCAGCACATCAGACGACTCCATCTCGATGGGCTACAAGCTGCAAGATCTGACCGATGTCCAGATCATGGCTCGACTTCAAGAAGAGA GTTTAAGGCAAGACTATGCATCCAGCTCCGCCTCCGCGTCGCGCCGCAGCTCCACGGCGTCTTTACAGTCACTGCGCAGATGTGGCAACTACAGCGACCAGGAGTTTGACAGTTACAGTCTGGAAGATGAAGATGATTTCTGCTCTTTACCTCCACGGCAACATCGTTTTAGCCCTTCCCCGCTCGGTTCCCCTCGGTGCCAGTCGCCCTCAACTTCTAACCACGGCCAAGAATACGGCGTGCGTCTGGGGGCTTCACGCACACGGGCGCCCAGACGATCTCTTCAAGGCCCAAGTGCTGAACTCCTCAAATTTGCCAAAAGCGAGG AGTTGAGGCACAGCATGCCAAATCTGGCTCCCCGCACGAGCCTCCGTTCACTGGAGGCCGTCAGAAACAGCCGCAGCATGGAGGCTAACCTCCAGAGCTCTGGCAACCGCATGTCCCACCTTTCCAACCCCCCCTCCACAG gTATGACAAACGGTCGTATTCGCAGCAATGGCCAGTCTCCTCTCTCGCTGCGAACCCCCGTTAAAGCTGTAGGTCCCATATCGGGCAGCCACTCTCCCAGAGGTTTACCTGTGATCCAAGGCCCACCTGCTGGAGGCGGGCGCAGAGTCCAGTCCCCGAGCGCTGGAAACGGTGGACCCTACATTCCCGGAAGAACCTCCATTGCACCAACCAGAACAGTCATAAGTCGAGGACCAAATGCCTCATCAGGACCCACACGGAGCACATTCTCACACACACCCAGAAG gtctatgggcattacaaaaatgtcAGATGAAGCCTGGAAAGACGGCTGCTACTGA
- the zgc:66447 gene encoding SLAIN motif-containing protein-like isoform X1 — translation MYSSPSAETGSAGSGLLSPGYHKSTNKTLLTSGTSGTSVHSALSSQSSIDSELSTSDDSISMGYKLQDLTDVQIMARLQEESLRQDYASSSASASRRSSTASLQSLRRCGNYSDQEFDSYSLEDEDDFCSLPPRQHRFSPSPLGSPRCQSPSTSNHGQEYGVRLGASRTRAPRRSLQGPSAELLKFAKSEEELRHSMPNLAPRTSLRSLEAVRNSRSMEANLQSSGNRMSHLSNPPSTGMTNGRIRSNGQSPLSLRTPVKAVGPISGSHSPRGLPVIQGPPAGGGRRVQSPSAGNGGPYIPGRTSIAPTRTVISRGPNASSGPTRSTFSHTPRRSMGITKMSDEAWKDGCY, via the exons ATGTACAGCAGCCCTTCAGCAGAGACAGGCTCTGCTGGCTCAGGCCTGCTCTCTCCTGGGTACCACAAATCAACTAACAAAACTCTACTAACCAGTGGCACTTCAG GCACAAGTGTCCACTCTGCTCTGAGCTCTCAGTCGTCCATCGACAGTGAGCTCAGCACATCAGACGACTCCATCTCGATGGGCTACAAGCTGCAAGATCTGACCGATGTCCAGATCATGGCTCGACTTCAAGAAGAGA GTTTAAGGCAAGACTATGCATCCAGCTCCGCCTCCGCGTCGCGCCGCAGCTCCACGGCGTCTTTACAGTCACTGCGCAGATGTGGCAACTACAGCGACCAGGAGTTTGACAGTTACAGTCTGGAAGATGAAGATGATTTCTGCTCTTTACCTCCACGGCAACATCGTTTTAGCCCTTCCCCGCTCGGTTCCCCTCGGTGCCAGTCGCCCTCAACTTCTAACCACGGCCAAGAATACGGCGTGCGTCTGGGGGCTTCACGCACACGGGCGCCCAGACGATCTCTTCAAGGCCCAAGTGCTGAACTCCTCAAATTTGCCAAAAGCGAGG AAGAGTTGAGGCACAGCATGCCAAATCTGGCTCCCCGCACGAGCCTCCGTTCACTGGAGGCCGTCAGAAACAGCCGCAGCATGGAGGCTAACCTCCAGAGCTCTGGCAACCGCATGTCCCACCTTTCCAACCCCCCCTCCACAG gTATGACAAACGGTCGTATTCGCAGCAATGGCCAGTCTCCTCTCTCGCTGCGAACCCCCGTTAAAGCTGTAGGTCCCATATCGGGCAGCCACTCTCCCAGAGGTTTACCTGTGATCCAAGGCCCACCTGCTGGAGGCGGGCGCAGAGTCCAGTCCCCGAGCGCTGGAAACGGTGGACCCTACATTCCCGGAAGAACCTCCATTGCACCAACCAGAACAGTCATAAGTCGAGGACCAAATGCCTCATCAGGACCCACACGGAGCACATTCTCACACACACCCAGAAG gtctatgggcattacaaaaatgtcAGATGAAGCCTGGAAAGACGGCTGCTACTGA
- the zgc:66447 gene encoding SLAIN motif-containing protein-like isoform X3 codes for MGYKLQDLTDVQIMARLQEESLRQDYASSSASASRRSSTASLQSLRRCGNYSDQEFDSYSLEDEDDFCSLPPRQHRFSPSPLGSPRCQSPSTSNHGQEYGVRLGASRTRAPRRSLQGPSAELLKFAKSEEELRHSMPNLAPRTSLRSLEAVRNSRSMEANLQSSGNRMSHLSNPPSTGMTNGRIRSNGQSPLSLRTPVKAVGPISGSHSPRGLPVIQGPPAGGGRRVQSPSAGNGGPYIPGRTSIAPTRTVISRGPNASSGPTRSTFSHTPRRSMGITKMSDEAWKDGCY; via the exons ATGGGCTACAAGCTGCAAGATCTGACCGATGTCCAGATCATGGCTCGACTTCAAGAAGAGA GTTTAAGGCAAGACTATGCATCCAGCTCCGCCTCCGCGTCGCGCCGCAGCTCCACGGCGTCTTTACAGTCACTGCGCAGATGTGGCAACTACAGCGACCAGGAGTTTGACAGTTACAGTCTGGAAGATGAAGATGATTTCTGCTCTTTACCTCCACGGCAACATCGTTTTAGCCCTTCCCCGCTCGGTTCCCCTCGGTGCCAGTCGCCCTCAACTTCTAACCACGGCCAAGAATACGGCGTGCGTCTGGGGGCTTCACGCACACGGGCGCCCAGACGATCTCTTCAAGGCCCAAGTGCTGAACTCCTCAAATTTGCCAAAAGCGAGG AAGAGTTGAGGCACAGCATGCCAAATCTGGCTCCCCGCACGAGCCTCCGTTCACTGGAGGCCGTCAGAAACAGCCGCAGCATGGAGGCTAACCTCCAGAGCTCTGGCAACCGCATGTCCCACCTTTCCAACCCCCCCTCCACAG gTATGACAAACGGTCGTATTCGCAGCAATGGCCAGTCTCCTCTCTCGCTGCGAACCCCCGTTAAAGCTGTAGGTCCCATATCGGGCAGCCACTCTCCCAGAGGTTTACCTGTGATCCAAGGCCCACCTGCTGGAGGCGGGCGCAGAGTCCAGTCCCCGAGCGCTGGAAACGGTGGACCCTACATTCCCGGAAGAACCTCCATTGCACCAACCAGAACAGTCATAAGTCGAGGACCAAATGCCTCATCAGGACCCACACGGAGCACATTCTCACACACACCCAGAAG gtctatgggcattacaaaaatgtcAGATGAAGCCTGGAAAGACGGCTGCTACTGA
- the LOC117377392 gene encoding solute carrier family 25 member 53-like, translating to MSGSQGHKQDAEAPRDPVVRFKSYLHGGTSSLLSALPTVVVFPVYKIIFRQQIHNSPVHQAVGQLYKEGALRLYRGVVPPLVKGTLNGTLLFGLQDTLVHSLSRVAVPASALPALAGFGAGVVEALVFTPFERVQNVLQNSQNDSRLPTLKSVLLRLNAEPRATGFYRGFLPIAARNALGSALYFGVKGPMCAAVSGGGLSPLAASFVSGAVTSMGVSLTLYPLSVLVGNMQAKVGGDLRGARGCWTELMESRKWSIVSLYRGGTLVILRSCITWGLTTALYDRQEGRSS from the coding sequence ATGTCAGGATCTCAGGGTCATAAACAAGATGCAGAGGCCCCCAGGGACCCAGTGGTGCGTTTCAAGAGCTACCTGCACGGAGGCACTTCCAGTTTGTTATCTGCGCTCCCCACCGTCGTCGTGTTCCCCGTTTATAAGATAATATTCCGTCAGCAGATCCACAACAGCCCGGTGCATCAGGCAGTGGGGCAGCTGTACAAAGAGGGCGCTCTGAGGCTGTACCGGGGCGTGGTTCCTCCATTAGTGAAGGGGACGCTTAATGGGACGCTCCTCTTCGGGCTTCAAGATACTCTGGTCCACAGTCTCTCCCGGGTCGCGGTCCCGGCCTCAGCTCTGCCCGCGCTCGCCGGGTTTGGGGCTGGTGTCGTTGAAGCTCTGGTGTTCACTCCCTTCGAGCGGGTCCAGAATGTTTTACAGAACAGTCAGAATGATTCTCGTTTGCCCACCCTGAAGAGCGTCCTCCTGAGGTTGAACGCAGAACCTCGAGCGACGGGGTTCTACAGAGGTTTCCTGCCCATCGCCGCTCGGAACGCCCTGGGCAGCGCTCTCTATTTCGGTGTGAAAGGTCCGATGTGCGCGGCTGTGTCCGGAGGAGGGTTGTCTCCTCTGGCGGCGTCTTTTGTGTCCGGGGCCGTGACCTCCATGGGCGTGAGTTTGACCCTGTACCCTCTGTCGGTGCTGGTGGGGAACATGCAGGCGAAGGTGGGCGGGGACCTCAGGGGGGCGCGGGGATGTTGGACAGAGCTGATGGAGTCCAGGAAGTGGAGCATTGTCTCGCTGTACAGAGGCGGGACGCTGGTGATTCTGAGGTCGTGTATCACGTGGGGACTCACGACGGCCCTGTACGACAGACAAGAGGGACGCTCCAGCtga